From the Carya illinoinensis cultivar Pawnee chromosome 4, C.illinoinensisPawnee_v1, whole genome shotgun sequence genome, one window contains:
- the LOC122307714 gene encoding uncharacterized protein LOC122307714 isoform X3 — translation MGKENLLHTVKDGISNEDCLRIESEESGTHARHSLDKEAGLPCCRVCQCAEPDTRGDSVLSLLGITPPLQEASKSYGEAQPNRNEVLKDVENNFSLKKNIGREAGLAKFISPDGEVFICSTDLEMGPGHHQDTLVELGCSCKNDLALVHYACALKWFVNHGSTVCEICGHVANNIRTADFRKVVGSLKEFGSLRERTASGEPIPALLPTNQGADPDAVAAIRRLRLSEISMWFNPHNNNNYNNSAAVSQVVSEQPLNTVSEDVVPDENPATKWAVEGTGILLATGLLTVTLAWLIAPRVGKKTARSGLHILLGGICALTVVVFFRFVCLRDICH, via the exons ATGGGAAAGGAAAACTTGTTGCATACAGTAAAGGATGGCATCAGCAACGAGGATTGCTTACGTATTGAGAGTGAAGAATCAGGGACTCACGCACGCCATAGTCTAGACAAGGAGGCAGGCTTGCCATGTTGTCGTGTCTGCCAATGTGCTGAACCTGACACAAGGGGAGATAGTGTATTAAGTTTGTTGGGAATCACTCCTCCATTACAAGAAGCAAGTAAAAGCTATGGGGAGGCGCAGCCTAATAGAAACGAAGTTCTGAAAGATGTTGAAAATAACTTTTCTCTCAAAAAGAACATTGGAAGAGAAGCTGGGCTTGCGAAGTTTATTAGTCCCGATGGGGAGGTTTTCATTTGTAGTACAGATTTGGAGATGGGACCAGGTCACCATCAAGACACATTGGTAGAGCTTGGTTGTTCTTGCAAAAATGACCTTGCTTTAGTACACTATGCCTGTGCTCTAAAATGGTTTGTTAACCATGGATCCACTGTTTGTGAAATTTGTGGACATGTTGCAAACAATATTAGAACTGCTGACTTCAGAAAGGTTGTTGGTTCTTTAAAGGAATTTGGATCATTGAGAGAAAGGACTGCTAGTGGAGAACCAATTCCTGCACTGCTGCCTACAAATCAAGGTGCAGATCCTGATGCCGTGGCTGCCATCCGAAGGCTGCGGCTTAGTGAGATTTCAATGTGGTTTAATCcgcataataataataactataacAATTCTGCTGCAGTTTCACAGGTTGTTTCTGAACAACCTTTGAATACTGTCTCAGAAGATGTTGTCCCTGATGAAAATCCTGCAACCAAGTGGGCTGTGGAAGGTACTGGAATTCTGCTTGCTACAGGACTTCTTACTGTTACTCTTGCATGGCTTATCGCCCCTCGTGTTGGGAAG AAAACTGCCAGAAGCGGCCTTCATATTCTCCTAGGAGGCATTTGTGCCCTAACAGTTGTGGTTTTCTTTCGCTTT GTATGTCTTAGAGATATCTGCCATTGA
- the LOC122307714 gene encoding uncharacterized protein LOC122307714 isoform X2, with protein sequence MGKENLLHTVKDGISNEDCLRIESEESGTHARHSLDKEAGLPCCRVCQCAEPDTRGDSVLSLLGITPPLQEASKSYGEAQPNRNEVLKDVENNFSLKKNIGREAGLAKFISPDGEVFICSTDLEMGPGHHQDTLVELGCSCKNDLALVHYACALKWFVNHGSTVCEICGHVANNIRTADFRKVVGSLKEFGSLRERTASGEPIPALLPTNQGADPDAVAAIRRLRLSEISMWFNPHNNNNYNNSAAVSQVVSEQPLNTVSEDVVPDENPATKWAVEGTGILLATGLLTVTLAWLIAPRVGKGVRNNVLTNPGGAQAVRPSAKSFPKLPEAAFIFS encoded by the exons ATGGGAAAGGAAAACTTGTTGCATACAGTAAAGGATGGCATCAGCAACGAGGATTGCTTACGTATTGAGAGTGAAGAATCAGGGACTCACGCACGCCATAGTCTAGACAAGGAGGCAGGCTTGCCATGTTGTCGTGTCTGCCAATGTGCTGAACCTGACACAAGGGGAGATAGTGTATTAAGTTTGTTGGGAATCACTCCTCCATTACAAGAAGCAAGTAAAAGCTATGGGGAGGCGCAGCCTAATAGAAACGAAGTTCTGAAAGATGTTGAAAATAACTTTTCTCTCAAAAAGAACATTGGAAGAGAAGCTGGGCTTGCGAAGTTTATTAGTCCCGATGGGGAGGTTTTCATTTGTAGTACAGATTTGGAGATGGGACCAGGTCACCATCAAGACACATTGGTAGAGCTTGGTTGTTCTTGCAAAAATGACCTTGCTTTAGTACACTATGCCTGTGCTCTAAAATGGTTTGTTAACCATGGATCCACTGTTTGTGAAATTTGTGGACATGTTGCAAACAATATTAGAACTGCTGACTTCAGAAAGGTTGTTGGTTCTTTAAAGGAATTTGGATCATTGAGAGAAAGGACTGCTAGTGGAGAACCAATTCCTGCACTGCTGCCTACAAATCAAGGTGCAGATCCTGATGCCGTGGCTGCCATCCGAAGGCTGCGGCTTAGTGAGATTTCAATGTGGTTTAATCcgcataataataataactataacAATTCTGCTGCAGTTTCACAGGTTGTTTCTGAACAACCTTTGAATACTGTCTCAGAAGATGTTGTCCCTGATGAAAATCCTGCAACCAAGTGGGCTGTGGAAGGTACTGGAATTCTGCTTGCTACAGGACTTCTTACTGTTACTCTTGCATGGCTTATCGCCCCTCGTGTTGGGAAG GGTGTCCGGAACAACGTTCTAACTAATCCTGGGGGTGCACAAGCTGTTAGACCCTCAGCAAAGAGTTTCCC AAAACTGCCAGAAGCGGCCTTCATATTCTCCTAG
- the LOC122307714 gene encoding uncharacterized protein LOC122307714 isoform X4: protein MGKENLLHTVKDGISNEDCLRIESEESGTHARHSLDKEAGLPCCRVCQCAEPDTRGDSVLSLLGITPPLQEASKSYGEAQPNRNEVLKDVENNFSLKKNIGREAGLAKFISPDGEVFICSTDLEMGPGHHQDTLVELGCSCKNDLALVHYACALKWFVNHGSTVCEICGHVANNIRTADFRKVVGSLKEFGSLRERTASGEPIPALLPTNQGADPDAVAAIRRLRLSEISMWFNPHNNNNYNNSAAVSQVVSEQPLNTVSEDVVPDENPATKWAVEGTGILLATGLLTVTLAWLIAPRVGKRYFLLLVWSLD from the exons ATGGGAAAGGAAAACTTGTTGCATACAGTAAAGGATGGCATCAGCAACGAGGATTGCTTACGTATTGAGAGTGAAGAATCAGGGACTCACGCACGCCATAGTCTAGACAAGGAGGCAGGCTTGCCATGTTGTCGTGTCTGCCAATGTGCTGAACCTGACACAAGGGGAGATAGTGTATTAAGTTTGTTGGGAATCACTCCTCCATTACAAGAAGCAAGTAAAAGCTATGGGGAGGCGCAGCCTAATAGAAACGAAGTTCTGAAAGATGTTGAAAATAACTTTTCTCTCAAAAAGAACATTGGAAGAGAAGCTGGGCTTGCGAAGTTTATTAGTCCCGATGGGGAGGTTTTCATTTGTAGTACAGATTTGGAGATGGGACCAGGTCACCATCAAGACACATTGGTAGAGCTTGGTTGTTCTTGCAAAAATGACCTTGCTTTAGTACACTATGCCTGTGCTCTAAAATGGTTTGTTAACCATGGATCCACTGTTTGTGAAATTTGTGGACATGTTGCAAACAATATTAGAACTGCTGACTTCAGAAAGGTTGTTGGTTCTTTAAAGGAATTTGGATCATTGAGAGAAAGGACTGCTAGTGGAGAACCAATTCCTGCACTGCTGCCTACAAATCAAGGTGCAGATCCTGATGCCGTGGCTGCCATCCGAAGGCTGCGGCTTAGTGAGATTTCAATGTGGTTTAATCcgcataataataataactataacAATTCTGCTGCAGTTTCACAGGTTGTTTCTGAACAACCTTTGAATACTGTCTCAGAAGATGTTGTCCCTGATGAAAATCCTGCAACCAAGTGGGCTGTGGAAGGTACTGGAATTCTGCTTGCTACAGGACTTCTTACTGTTACTCTTGCATGGCTTATCGCCCCTCGTGTTGGGAAG AGGTATTTTTTACTCTTGGTTTGGAGTCTGGACTAA
- the LOC122307714 gene encoding uncharacterized protein LOC122307714 isoform X1 produces the protein MGKENLLHTVKDGISNEDCLRIESEESGTHARHSLDKEAGLPCCRVCQCAEPDTRGDSVLSLLGITPPLQEASKSYGEAQPNRNEVLKDVENNFSLKKNIGREAGLAKFISPDGEVFICSTDLEMGPGHHQDTLVELGCSCKNDLALVHYACALKWFVNHGSTVCEICGHVANNIRTADFRKVVGSLKEFGSLRERTASGEPIPALLPTNQGADPDAVAAIRRLRLSEISMWFNPHNNNNYNNSAAVSQVVSEQPLNTVSEDVVPDENPATKWAVEGTGILLATGLLTVTLAWLIAPRVGKKTARSGLHILLGGICALTVVVFFRFFVLTRIKYGPARYWAILFVFWFLVFGIWASRTHGAHAT, from the exons ATGGGAAAGGAAAACTTGTTGCATACAGTAAAGGATGGCATCAGCAACGAGGATTGCTTACGTATTGAGAGTGAAGAATCAGGGACTCACGCACGCCATAGTCTAGACAAGGAGGCAGGCTTGCCATGTTGTCGTGTCTGCCAATGTGCTGAACCTGACACAAGGGGAGATAGTGTATTAAGTTTGTTGGGAATCACTCCTCCATTACAAGAAGCAAGTAAAAGCTATGGGGAGGCGCAGCCTAATAGAAACGAAGTTCTGAAAGATGTTGAAAATAACTTTTCTCTCAAAAAGAACATTGGAAGAGAAGCTGGGCTTGCGAAGTTTATTAGTCCCGATGGGGAGGTTTTCATTTGTAGTACAGATTTGGAGATGGGACCAGGTCACCATCAAGACACATTGGTAGAGCTTGGTTGTTCTTGCAAAAATGACCTTGCTTTAGTACACTATGCCTGTGCTCTAAAATGGTTTGTTAACCATGGATCCACTGTTTGTGAAATTTGTGGACATGTTGCAAACAATATTAGAACTGCTGACTTCAGAAAGGTTGTTGGTTCTTTAAAGGAATTTGGATCATTGAGAGAAAGGACTGCTAGTGGAGAACCAATTCCTGCACTGCTGCCTACAAATCAAGGTGCAGATCCTGATGCCGTGGCTGCCATCCGAAGGCTGCGGCTTAGTGAGATTTCAATGTGGTTTAATCcgcataataataataactataacAATTCTGCTGCAGTTTCACAGGTTGTTTCTGAACAACCTTTGAATACTGTCTCAGAAGATGTTGTCCCTGATGAAAATCCTGCAACCAAGTGGGCTGTGGAAGGTACTGGAATTCTGCTTGCTACAGGACTTCTTACTGTTACTCTTGCATGGCTTATCGCCCCTCGTGTTGGGAAG AAAACTGCCAGAAGCGGCCTTCATATTCTCCTAGGAGGCATTTGTGCCCTAACAGTTGTGGTTTTCTTTCGCTTT TTTGTGCTTACCAGAATCAAGTATGGACCGGCACGCTACTGGGCAATCCTGTTTGTCTTCTGGTTTCTTGTCTTTGGTATATGGGCTTCACGCACCCATGGCGCTCATGCGACGTGA